A genomic region of Antennarius striatus isolate MH-2024 chromosome 4, ASM4005453v1, whole genome shotgun sequence contains the following coding sequences:
- the siah1 gene encoding E3 ubiquitin-protein ligase Siah1 isoform X1 has product MTDYWILGHFHPVYLYSPLLSSLSRRCSGERQVLIFVSNSCGVGTTIHLTEVPTFQGKAKTFFGNLMDEEMSRQTATALPTGTSKCPPSQRVPTLSGTTASNSDLASLFECPVCFDYVLPPILQCQSGHLVCSNCRPKLTCCPTCRGPLGSIRNLAMEKVANSVLFPCKYASSGCEVTLPHTDKTEHEELCEFRPYSCPCPGASCKWQGSLDAVMPHLMHQHKSITTLQGEDIVFLATDINLPGAVDWVMMQSCFGFHFMLVLEKQEKYDGHQQFFAIVQLIGTRKQAENFAYRLELNGHRRRLTWEATPRSIHEGIATAIMNSDCLVFDTSIAQLFAENGNLGINVTISMC; this is encoded by the exons atgacagattaTTGGATCCTTGGTCATTTTCACCCTGTTTACCTttactctccattgctctccaGTCTTTCCAGAAGGTGTTCTGGTGAAAGACAGGttcttatctttgtgtctaactcctgtggtgttggaacaaccattcacctcacag aggTCCCCACTTTTCAAGGAAAGGCGAAAACCTTTTTTGGAAATCTTATGGACGAAG AAATGAGTCGCCAGACTGCCACCGCGCTGCCCACAGGAACCTCCAAGTGTCCCCCTTCCCAGCGCGTACCCACATTGTCAGGAACCACTGCTTCCAACAGTGACCTGGCCAGCTTGTTTGAATGCCCCGTCTGCTTCGACTATGTCCTACCTCCCATTCTACAGTGCCAGTCCGGACACCTG GTATGCTCCAACTGCCGGCCCAAGCTCACCTGCTGCCCCACCTGCCGAGGCCCCCTCGGTTCCATCAGGAACCTCGCCATGGAGAAGGTGGCCAACTCTGTCCTCTTCCCCTGCAAGTATGCGTCATCAGGGTGTGAAGTCACCCTCCCCCACACTGACAAGACAGAGCACGAGGAGCTGTGTGAATTCCGGCCGTACTCGTGTCCGTGCCCCGGTGCCTCCTGCAAGTGGCAAGGCTCCCTGGACGCCGTCATGCCTCACCTGATGCACCAGCACAAATCCATCACCACACTGCAG GGCGAGGACATCGTGTTCCTGGCCACAGACATCAACCTGCCCGGGGCGGTGGACTGGGTCATGATGCAGTCCTGCTTCGGATTCCACTTCATGCTGGTGTTGGAGAAGCAGGAGAAGTACGACGGGCACCAACAGTTCTTCGCCATCGTGCAGCTGATCGGAACCCGAAAGCAGGCCGAGAACTTTGCCTACAGGTTGGAGCTCAACGGGCACCGGCGCCGCTTGACCTGGGAGGCCACGCCGCGCTCCATCCACGAGGGCATCGCCACGGCCATCATGAACAGCGACTGCCTGGTTTTTGACACATCGATCGCACAGCTTTTTGCAGAGAATGGTAACCTGGGCATCAACGTCACTATCTCCATGTGCTAA
- the siah1 gene encoding E3 ubiquitin-protein ligase Siah1 isoform X2, producing the protein MDEEMSRQTATALPTGTSKCPPSQRVPTLSGTTASNSDLASLFECPVCFDYVLPPILQCQSGHLVCSNCRPKLTCCPTCRGPLGSIRNLAMEKVANSVLFPCKYASSGCEVTLPHTDKTEHEELCEFRPYSCPCPGASCKWQGSLDAVMPHLMHQHKSITTLQGEDIVFLATDINLPGAVDWVMMQSCFGFHFMLVLEKQEKYDGHQQFFAIVQLIGTRKQAENFAYRLELNGHRRRLTWEATPRSIHEGIATAIMNSDCLVFDTSIAQLFAENGNLGINVTISMC; encoded by the exons ATGGACGAAG AAATGAGTCGCCAGACTGCCACCGCGCTGCCCACAGGAACCTCCAAGTGTCCCCCTTCCCAGCGCGTACCCACATTGTCAGGAACCACTGCTTCCAACAGTGACCTGGCCAGCTTGTTTGAATGCCCCGTCTGCTTCGACTATGTCCTACCTCCCATTCTACAGTGCCAGTCCGGACACCTG GTATGCTCCAACTGCCGGCCCAAGCTCACCTGCTGCCCCACCTGCCGAGGCCCCCTCGGTTCCATCAGGAACCTCGCCATGGAGAAGGTGGCCAACTCTGTCCTCTTCCCCTGCAAGTATGCGTCATCAGGGTGTGAAGTCACCCTCCCCCACACTGACAAGACAGAGCACGAGGAGCTGTGTGAATTCCGGCCGTACTCGTGTCCGTGCCCCGGTGCCTCCTGCAAGTGGCAAGGCTCCCTGGACGCCGTCATGCCTCACCTGATGCACCAGCACAAATCCATCACCACACTGCAG GGCGAGGACATCGTGTTCCTGGCCACAGACATCAACCTGCCCGGGGCGGTGGACTGGGTCATGATGCAGTCCTGCTTCGGATTCCACTTCATGCTGGTGTTGGAGAAGCAGGAGAAGTACGACGGGCACCAACAGTTCTTCGCCATCGTGCAGCTGATCGGAACCCGAAAGCAGGCCGAGAACTTTGCCTACAGGTTGGAGCTCAACGGGCACCGGCGCCGCTTGACCTGGGAGGCCACGCCGCGCTCCATCCACGAGGGCATCGCCACGGCCATCATGAACAGCGACTGCCTGGTTTTTGACACATCGATCGCACAGCTTTTTGCAGAGAATGGTAACCTGGGCATCAACGTCACTATCTCCATGTGCTAA